From a single Synechococcales cyanobacterium T60_A2020_003 genomic region:
- a CDS encoding photosystem II protein D2, which translates to AWMAPQDQPHEKFVFPEEVLPRGNAL; encoded by the coding sequence GGGCATGGATGGCTCCCCAAGACCAGCCCCACGAGAAGTTTGTATTCCCTGAGGAAGTACTGCCTCGCGGTAACGCACTATAA